In Prunus dulcis chromosome 2, ALMONDv2, whole genome shotgun sequence, a single genomic region encodes these proteins:
- the LOC117617160 gene encoding pentatricopeptide repeat-containing protein At3g53170 — MEPHLLHPTNLRFSTSTSLTSATYSITLCGEHAHKRNPTIHCLHLSKRSSNPSLKAKKELSRLLRTDAAVRNIEKKANSNKYNNLWPKAVLEALDEAIANNLWESALKIFGLLRKQHWYEPRCQTYTKLVMMLGKCRQPEQASLLFELMLSDGLTPTVDVYTALVSVYGKSGLLDKAFSTVDDMKSVSDCKPDVYTYSILINSCTKFNRPDLIEEVLAEMSYLGIGCNTVIYNTLIDGYGKAEMFELMEDSLTDMIESGSCLPDVFTLNSFLWAYGKCGQIEKMEKWYDEFQLMGIRPDPKTFNILIKSYGKATMYEKMGSVMEFMKKRFFSPTVVTYNIVIEVFGKAGNVEKMGEYFRKMKYQGMKPNSITYCSLVSAYSKAGHMSKVDSILRQVENSDVILDTPFFNCIISAYGRAGDVRKVSELFLAMKEKKCLPDHITFATMIQAYNARGMTEAAEDLQKRMITNTENSGTRLIGC, encoded by the exons ATGGAGCCACACCTCCTTCACCCCACTAACCTGCGCTTTTCAACCTCAACCTCCTTAACCTCTGCCACATATTCGATAACACTCTGCGGTGAACATGCCCATAAACGAAACCCAACAATCCATTGTCTTCATTTATCGAAACGGAGCTCCAACCCGTCTTTGAAGGCCAAAAAGGAGCTTTCTCGACTTCTGAGAACAGACGCTGCTGTTAGAAACATTGAGAAGAAAGCAAATTCCAACAAGTACAATAACCTTTGGCCCAAGGCTGTTTTGGAGGCTCTGGATGAAGCTATTGCAAACAATCTGTGGGAAAGTGCTCTTAAG ATTTTTGGACTACTACGTAAGCAACACTGGTATGAGCCGAGATGCCAAACATACACTAAGCTGGTGATGATGCTTGGCAAGTGCAGGCAACCTGAGCAGGCCAGCTTGCTTTTCGAGCTCATGTTAAGTGATGGGCTAACACCTACTGTTGACGTCTACACTGCTCTTGTTAGTGTTTATGGAAAAAGTGGCCTCCTTGACAAGGCGTTCTCTACTGTCGATGATATGAAGTCAGTTTCTGACTGCAAACCAGatgtatatacatattctATTCTTATTAATTCCTGCACCAAATTCAATCGTCCTGATCTGATAGAAGAAGTTCTGGCTGAGATGTCATATCTGGGGATTGGATGCAACACAGTCATATACAATACTCTAATTGATGGCTATGGTAAGGCTGAAATGTTTGAATTGATGGAGGACTCGTTGACAGACATGATTGAAAGTGGCAGCTGCCTTCCTGATGTTTTCAcattaaattcttttctttgggCTTATGGGAAATGTGGACAGATAGAGAAGATGGAGAAGTGGTATGATGAATTTCAGCTGATGGGAATAAGGCCAGACCCTAAGACATTTAATATCCTGATTAAATCATATGGGAAAGCAACAATGTACGAAAAGATGGGGTCTGTTATGGAGTTTATGAAGAAAAGGTTTTTCTCCCCAACTGTTGTTACTTATAATATTGTAATTGAGGTATTTGGGAAAGCTGGAAATGTTGAGAAGATGGGCGAATACTTCAGAAAAATGAAGTATCAAGGAATGAAGCCTAACTCTATCACCTATTGTTCTCTTGTTAGTGCGTATAGCAAAGCTGGGCATATGAGTAAAGTTGATTCCATTTTGAGGCAAGTAGAGAATTCGGATGTTATACTGGATACGCCTTTCTTCAACTGTATTATTAGTGCTTATGGTCGGGCTGGTGATGTAAGAAAGGTGAGCGAATTGTTTTTggcaatgaaagaaaaaaaatgtttgcCTGACCATATCACCTTTGCTACCATGATCCAAGCCTACAATGCACGAGGCATGACTGAGGCTGCTGAGGACTTACAGAAAAGGATGATTACCAACACGGAAAATTCAG GCACAAGGTTGATTGGATGCTAG